One window of Leishmania infantum JPCM5 genome chromosome 8 genomic DNA carries:
- a CDS encoding amastin-like protein, with amino-acid sequence MAYPVGIILYAILQFIAFLFVLVGTPIDMFRGTTKDLFNISLCITLWGSKFECNTIMYAMPTDDQWKFCPTRLQHFRIGQILSIISVFVYALAALLGFIMLCCCSLLRWLCLVFNIAGIVTLGITWGFMVVEYGRNESRFCPPLRKDYKFGVGFALFMVAWVLNLINIIFLMLPWQIGESGKGDEPDGQEEEESKKATEE; translated from the coding sequence ATGGCGTACCCGGTCGGTATTATTCTCTACGCGATCCTCCAGTTCATCGCGTTCCTCTTCGTGCTGGTCGGTACGCCGATCGACATGTTCCGTGGCACCACCAAGGACCTGTTCAACATATCACTGTGCATAACCCTGTGGGGTTCAAAGTTCGAGTGCAACACCATCATGTACGCCATGCCCACCGACGACCAGTGGAAGTTTTGCCCGACCCGCCTCCAGCATTTCCGCATAGGCCAGATTTTGTCCATCATCTCCGTCTTCGTGTACGCccttgcggcgctgctcggcttcattatgctgtgctgctgctctttgcTCCGCTGGCTCTGCCTGGTGTTCAACATCGCTGGCATCGTCACGTTGGGCATCACCTGGGGGTTCATGGTGGTGGAGTACGGTAGGAATGAGAGCAGGTTTTGCCCCCCTCTGCGGAAGGACTACAAGTTTGGGGTCGGCTTTGCTCTTTTCATGGTGGCCTGGGTCCTGAATCTCATCAACATTATCTTCCTGATGCTCCCGTGGCAAATCGGAGAGTCCGGTAAGGGTGACGAACCGGAtgggcaggaggaggaggagtccAAAAAAGCAACGGAGGAGTAG